The Fretibacterium sp. OH1220_COT-178 genomic interval TCTCGCCCAGCGACCACAGGCCCGTCGGGTCCGTGTTGGTCACGGGGTTCGCGTGCGCGTACATATACTTGTGCAGGCTCGCCGGGTCGTGCCGGTTCCCCTGGTGCGGGTCCAGGCTCAGGAACGTCCCCGTCCTCGGGTCCATGTAGCGCGCACGAAGCTGGTACAGCTCCGTCGTCCGGTCGAACCGTTCCCCGGCGTACCGGTAGTCGTTCTCCGTCACGCCCGTGCGCGACGTCGTCTCGCCCCACGCGTCGTATGTCCACGTGTCCGTCACCTGAGCTGTCGAGGCAGTAAACCGTATCCCGTACAGACGGTCTAAAATGGTATACGGTTACATATGCCGCCGTTTGTTGCCATGGAGTCCCGAATGCTATTTTTTTGTCAAGTTACCGAAGCTGCTTAAAGCGCTTGCTTTAACGGTTTGCTTTTTTCGAGCAGTATTAGTCGTGCTGTCGGGTATTCCTCAGCGCGTCCATCGCCCGTGTCTTTGCAGGAGAAGTCTGCCTGTTTTACCCCGAAGTCAGTGTTGTAGATAAT includes:
- a CDS encoding RHS repeat-associated core domain-containing protein, coding for MTDTWTYDAWGETTSRTGVTENDYRYAGERFDRTTELYQLRARYMDPRTGTFLSLDPHQGNRHDPASLHKYMYAHANPVTNTDPTGLWSLGEMGGAMAGQSILAGSSGLNFWVVLGMLKGAAYSIQFACSMRSLVVAMLTGDAEEFLHALSNGMVSFMSLMGVCESHLAMQILTKA